Sequence from the Pseudomonadota bacterium genome:
GAGACCTTCGAGACTCACGCCCGGCGCCTGGGAGCGCAGGTCCACTGGGCGAGCGATGCCGCCGAACACAATCGCATCGTCCTTGGGATCCTGCGCCAGCATGGTGTGACCCGCGTGGTCAAGAGCAAGTCGATGCTGACCGAGGAGTGCCACCTGAACCCTTATCTCGAGCGCGAGGGTATCCGCGTGGTGGATACCGATCTCGGCGAGCGCATCGTTCAGCTGCGCAACGAGCCACCGAGCCACATCGTGCTGCCTGCGATCCATCTGACCAAGAAGCAGGTTGGCGCCACCTTTCACGATCATCTGGGCACGCGCAAAGGCGCTTCGGATCCGGAGTACTTGACCCGCGCGGCGCGCAAGCACCTGCGGCGAGAATTCATGCAAGCGCAGGCCGGAATCACGGGGGTCAACTTCGCGGTGGCGGAGAGCGGCGGCATCGTGATCTGCACCAACGAAGGCAACGCCGACCTGGGTGCATCGCTGCCCAAGCTGCACATCGCCTGCATGGGACTCGAGAAGATCATCCCGCGGGTGCAAGATCTCGCGGTCTTCCTGCGCCTGCTGGCGCGCTCGGCAACCGGTCAGCCGATCACGTCCTACACCTCGCATTTCCATGGGCCGCGCCCGGGAGCCGAACTGCACATCGTGCTGGTGGACAACGGACGCACCGATCTACGTGGCCAGGCCGAGTTCGCCCGCTCGCTGCACTGTATTCGCTGCGGCGCCTGCATGAACACCTGCCCGGTCTACCGGCGCAGCGGTGGTTTCAGCTACGGCGTGAGTGTGCCCGGGCC
This genomic interval carries:
- a CDS encoding LUD domain-containing protein — encoded protein: ETFETHARRLGAQVHWASDAAEHNRIVLGILRQHGVTRVVKSKSMLTEECHLNPYLEREGIRVVDTDLGERIVQLRNEPPSHIVLPAIHLTKKQVGATFHDHLGTRKGASDPEYLTRAARKHLRREFMQAQAGITGVNFAVAESGGIVICTNEGNADLGASLPKLHIACMGLEKIIPRVQDLAVFLRLLARSATGQPITSYTSHFHGPRPGAELHIVLVDNGRTDLRGQAEFARSLHCIRCGACMNTCPVYRRSGGFSYGVSVPGPIGSILAPAKDAEQHGSLPFACSLCGSCTDVCPVKIDLHHQLLGWRMELGKRKLLPWHRRQLSQAAAAVLARPRMYELAAKVFRQGTGRLPRWMLYCRLNAWGKERELPEVAPESFRELVRRRRAGHKAGSS